Within Plectropomus leopardus isolate mb chromosome 23, YSFRI_Pleo_2.0, whole genome shotgun sequence, the genomic segment GCTGCTTGAGCTGGTGAACTTGACCGGCAGTGGAATTGCAGAGAGACCCAGCAGTGTGGGTGGAGGAAATTGAATTGCCTCTGTGCACATAAAGAGTGGGTGTCAATCTATTGTACATTTTAGAGATAAACTGTAGAGGGAGGGGAACACATTGAGCCTCGGCTACTGCGCTGTGTCAGAGATGAGTTGGTGTGAAAGCAGAGCGATTgcctgtcatttttaatttaagacatGTTTGTCAAAGAGTTGGTTTGAGGATTTACTATAGGTTGTAGGCCAAACAGATGCTGGAAATGAGCTTGTGACCTCCTGTGTTTTTCATGCTgtgccaaaaaagaaataaagactgACTGTTCATCTGTGTATCCCAGGATTACTGACACTTCATTTGCTAGAGTTAAACTGCATTGATGCCATTCACCATGATTcataaaaagcagttttgtatatgtttaattttaataaattgcctggtgtttgtgttcagcagtcatttttcaagtgtGACACTTCATGTTTTTTCTGGTCTTGTGATTGCAGGGCAGAGCCTAGGCTATGGATTTGTGAATTACGTGGACCCGAAGGACGCAGAAAAAGCCATCAATACCTTAAATGGCTTGAGACTTCAGACCAAAACCATCAAGGTAAGATGTCATGtatgattttcctttttttttttttttttttacgctaaCACACATTGTATCATTCTTATCTCCAATAAGCTACCTAATCAGACTGTCGTATTCAACCCAGTAAAAATCTGTTACCATTCTTGACTGGTTGCAAAAATTCAAGATATGCTGTTCATGTCTAGCTCTCTGGGTTGGAGTCGAAGCATAATGAGGCTGGAGAAATGTGGGGTGGAAAGGAAGAGCCTATTGTTAATCTGGGCACATGCGGCTTTGCCTGGGCCTCAAGTAGAGCAGAACTGTTTCTATGGTTGCATGTGCTGTAGCACTGCTGTATGCCTTTACAAGGAGGTGGCTGCCATTAGCATTCATCAGGCAATGTAGCACTCAATGTGCTGGTGGAAAAACTCATTTGCTTCATATAGTGCTGCAGGATTTGCGGATGGTGCAGCCAGATTATTAGATGtgatattttttcacattgGTTTTACAAGGAGCTAGCCAGATCCCTTCTCACATCGGGCAGAGGGGTATTCATGAAAATGTCTGTgggcaaaaacacattttgtgataGAAAATTCATGTTTGAATAGCACCAAATTTGTGAGCTGTACGCTtgattatttctgtatttaacacTTTAATATTATATTGACAGTTGAAGATGAGGCGTGTTATGAGCCGCACCGCTTCATTTCCATGAATCAAACTGAACACAtctttctctccacctctcttGCTCAGTTCATACCTCTGAAAGTATAACacgggaacatttttttttaatgtatcacACATCCAAAATTCTCTAGCTGCTCTTGTCAGAAGTGCAAATAAACCCCAGTGAGGTAGAGGAATATACTTTGCAAATTTTAGCATCAAATGAAGTGTGAAGGTGAGACTAGGAGGCAGGGATGAGGAGAAGCGAGGGAGTTGCCTGGCTGTGGGCAGGGAGCTTCAGCTTTCACGTTCGCTTTGTCAGCCGTCCCTCCAGGGCAGGAACGGGCTGAGTTTTGAGATGGGGTGACCAAGTGGAGTTCTTATCGATCTTAGAGCACAAAAAGGAATCCCTTTTGAAGGTTTAATTaaagtgtgtgatttttttttttttttttttttttcatacaatcCATTGCATAAGATTATAAGGGCTTGGTATAGGACCACTTAGCACGTCTGAGACTGTAATTAAATACAACTGTGATCTATTCAGGTAATTTACAGTCTGACTTGCAAGAATCGGGAGCCACCAGACGGAGGGAATACAAAGATACAGCAGATTCTTGACTCTGCAATGTTTCTGTCTTAAATCCCTCTCTGTGATTCTCTCATTTAGTCCtccataaaaatgtcctcaagcCATTCGTACACATTGGCTCCTAAATTTAGCCTGTATGGGTTTCTTCTGCATGTCATTGTATAAATGTCTATATGACTGAAAATAGGATAGTGCACTGAAAAATAAGGAATTTATGACTACTCAGGGGTGTAATGATGTATTGATCTGCAGGACCTGGTAGATGACTCTCCGGCCCCCCTCTGTTTTCTATTACTCGGCTGTGTTTATGGACAAATGTTGATTTATGCTGCATATTTATCTAACCCGGTGCTGGGGGCTCTCCAAATATCTCCTGACTTTAGAGAGGGGAATGGGTGAGATTAGTTTTAATAGGTAGCCATGCTGCTCTGTTGTCTATGgaaattttcaagaaaattatcaatttatttttaaatgagagcTGTCTAGACAGGCCTGATGCAGCATCCATCTCTGTCAGGTTTCCAGCTGAGTTGATGGACAGAAAATGTGCAAGTTTAACTTTTGACAGACAGATTCGTTACTGTCCATTTAGCTGATGAGAGTCATTCTAAAGTAAGCTCTGGGGAAAGAAAAATAGGGGGACAAACAAAGACTGCGGAGCAGACAAATTACTGCGTTGCATCACCCCATTGTTGTGGGACCCaaatgattattaaaacaaTCATACTGAAGAAAACCTGACAGTATAATGGGATGAGTAGAGGTTTATTTTATAGTCAATTTGTAAAAGCACAGGTATGaactaaatgtgatttttttattattattattatattattattatatttattattttaattcttaatatatttgggctttttttttcaatgagaTGATGCAACTTTCTAGTTGAAACCTTTTTACATTGAGCAGGTTTTGCCTCAAGTGGCACCACCTGGACTTTCATTATACATCATTATGAACGTGTCCATTTATGTCAACATTTGCATCATTTAGTCTGAACACATAGAGAGACGTAGAGTTGTGTTCTTGTAAGCTGTAATAAAGGTTTTTATTTGACCAAATTTAGTTAAAGAGAAACTGTGAGTGCTTCTGTTGGAAATGCcacaaatagttattttttgaggaaatttcaATGCATTCAGCATCAATACACTAAAATGTtgtcagcatttttatttacatggcTTTATAAACCATGCTGTTATCATAAGAAACCTCTAGTATGGTATAAGCATTTGAACTGAGCATTTTTATATTGTGCATAAGATGTGGGCTCTATAACATGagtatatttaaagaaaactcaGTCCGGTTAATTAGGAGtcagtgtttgcattttttctgctAGAAATGGGTCACAGCATCTGCTCCTTTGCTGCTGTTGGTTTGAgcaaatgcaacataaaagATGATGAATAACCTACCCTGAACCTTGTATTAGAGGTATGCGAGTTCATTACTGCATGTGCTAAAACTGGCTCTTATGTACTGGTGGTCATGTCTCTGACTCTGACTCTGCAGGTTTCCTATGCGCGTCCAAGCTCCGCCTCCATCAGAGATGCAAATTTGTACGTCAGTGGCTTGCCAAAAACCATGACTCAGAAAGAACTGGAGCAGCTCTTCTCTCAGTATGGACGCATCATTACCTCACGCATCCTGGTTGACCAGGTGACTGGTGAGTGGTACATGACAGCTGTCCCATTTTGCTGTTTGCCTCCcaccctcctttttttttggttaatttttcattttactttcagtttttactttgcttcttttcttcccCTCCTTCCCCCAGTGACTCCCTAACAAAATGACACAGCAAGGCCTGAGAAATACATCAGAGGTGGTGGTGGTATGAGGTccccaaaaatgcaattttccaCTAGAGgtgttcataaatatgcatAGATGGATAGAATATGAAATGGGTGTAAAGTAGCAGGACTCAATGCTTCATAATTTCTTTTCCCCTCCAATCTCCCTTCTGCCTGCACTTACCTTCTCTTGCTATCTCCCTTATTCTCTTCCCATCCCCAAGGTGTACATGCAATGCCTGTTTTTCATGGCaagaaatgaaatgcatttaGAGCAGTTAGATTCTCTATTTCTCAGCTGTCATGTGGAAGCAGAACCCTTATGAAACACTAATAAACAGAATCTTTCACTGAGACATTTCCAAATGGGTTCGGTCCCTGTGTGCTGCTGAAACATGATATTCCTTCAGGCATGCATTATGGGAATGggtatctttattttttcaaacgtAAAACCACTTTTCTTCAGGAGAATTCACTCTCAGTTTTACTTTAGTATTAACGAAACAATCCGTGAACCAACTGTCGGAAGAGGGGGAACCCAACCACCAGAATTTTAAACCAGGACTGCAACCTGTTATTGCTCACCAACACTTTGTGCAAAGGTGCTCTTGCTTTTTGATgcctttttaatgcagtttctcTCAAGAACAAAAATGCACTGACTCAAATActgaaatgcaataaaaaaatgcacagatcATAAgagaaatgcactttttttaaaaagaaacgatcaaatatcaaaatgacaaatgtgcAGCAAGGAGTAGCACCACAAGCAGCATGTGGTACTGCAGTGATGGACCTCTTTTTGACTTGGCAAAGATACTGACGTTCAATGCTGATTGGAGGGCAGCaggaagaaacaaaacaaagagtgaaaaaaacatgcaccgATGTCCCATAggacaggaagaggaaaatAAGTTAAAGgaataatgtttaaataaactaaGACTAAGATCTGTTTGCTTCAGTCTGGTAAATAGGCATATGAATCAGTAAAAATAGCTAGCTAAACTGAAATGATGCTGATAGATAATAATGCAAACTTGCTAATGTTTAACTATCACTTCACACAGAGAGTACAAGCAGTAGTTAATGTCATGCTGTTGTATATAGTGATCTGTTAACGCTCAGTTAAAGTGAtgcttaaattttgttttgttttgttttgttttttttccacctctttCTGCCATCTTGTGGCGTCTGGGTCTTGGTCTTGTTTCTTCCTGCTGTCCGCCACTGTCCCTGACTGGAAAGCGTATTGTTGCTGGtgctcaaacaaaacaagtcctcttattcactttcactgtgtttACTCTCCTGCTCCACATTTCTCTTGTGCTTCCCTCGATTTGGGATGGGTCACTACTGATGTTTCTGCTTCTTCCTTTTGGACATGGATCACATTTCTTTAGCCATGACAGCAATGCATGTTCAGAAGTCATCTGCACAAAATGCTAATTTTCCTTGtatagaaatgtatttaattttgatgaCATAACTCAAATAATTATGCCATTAATCCTATTTTAAGCTGCTAAAAGTATTCTCAGTTCTacttatttaaaactttgtagCATCGCAGGCCAGTTATGTACCCTCACAGCAGCACTCCCATTGTTTTCAGAAGGTTTAGGTAAAACAATCATAAGATAATGTAATTGCATTACTGTTAAATCTGTCAAATTCTAATGtgtaaattttaataaattgtttttttgaccCCTAAATATCTGTGTAAGCTGTCAGTGGATTTCACGCTGCACATCATTACTAAATGTTTGCTTGGTTGTCAAGTGAAACTCAGCATATGACTAATCTTATGTTAATGTACTCTCCTCAGGCGTTTCCAGAGGGGTTGGCTTCATTCGTTTCGATCGGCGAGTTGAGGCTGAGGAGGCAATCAAGGGTCTTAACTGTCAGAAGCCGCCTGGTGCCACCGAACCCATTACAGTCAAGTTTGCGAACAACCCCAGCCAGAAGACCAGCCAGGCATTGCTGTCCCAGCTGTATCAGTCACCCAATCGAAGGTACCCAGGACCCCTCGCACAGCAGGCACAACGCTTCAGGTAAAAGGggcacaccaaaaaaaaaaaaaaaaaaaaaaaaagccatctgaTTAGAACCGAGCCTAGTTAATACTGCAAGTGAATCTGAGTCTGTCGACCCTCTGAGGCTATTTGAAATTAGCATTTAAATTGTCTCCCagcagtattttgaaaatattctgtGTTGGAGCTCGCCAGTACTCTGGACAGAATAATTCCACCCCGTATTCACATTTCAACTTTGCTGTGTTCCTCCTGTTGCAGATGTAGGCCTATACCACAATTGGGTTTGAGCAGATTTtgacaaatatgaaaatgagaTGAGCAATACTCTGGTGGATAAATCAATAGATGGtctgaaaagttttttaagCTATGAGCTCATTAAGGGACCATAAATGTGGAAGTGAATCCATAAATGAATTTGCTCTTCAGTGATAGACCTCAgtgatatgcaaaaaaaatttgcaatttatggaaattgaatattttgatgtagttttcCTGTGAAAGCTGCGTTTTCTGCATGAACAGAACATCTCTAGTTGACTGTATTGTGTAGGCTGAATATTGATAAACAAGTTCAGTCAACAGGTTAATAATGACTTGTGGTCTTGGGATTCACTCGAATGGAACAACTGACTTTATTATGGTATCAGAAATATTACTCATCTCTGTCATCCTGTCAAAATACATCATCGACCTCATCAAAAGCTTTCTTTATAACGAAATTAATGTGTGCATCGATGTTTGTTGTCTTTCATTTTAGGTTGGACAATCTGCTGAACATGGCGTATGGAGTCAAAAGgtaaattgattttcttttttatactcCATAGTCTGCATTAATTGATCCTGAGGGAAATTCAGACTTAACACAAGGGAGTTGATGggatacctttttttttccttgtttatttttccctgCATGAGCTCTTGGCAACATTGCGTAGGTAGTTAACACTGCATACGGTAGCACTGATTCAAAATGAGGTTGCTGATCAAAGGAAAATgcttttgtgtgcatgcattagTGCTCCCCTctacaaacaaatatatacataatcCAGTTGGTGTGAGTGAATCAGGCTGTTTGTCTTAACAGCAAGtgataatgtaaatatttagtgcGTGTGCAAGCTGCAGAGAGGTGGACTTGTGTATGTTTcgaggaggggaggggaaaGGAGAGCCACACATGCTCCAAGAAAGAGACCAGTGATGGGTGTCACTAAAGACAACCTGCTCCTCCGATCTGGGACAATCAGAGCTGGATGCTGGGTTCTTAGAGTTGACGCTGATTTGGAGAATGAATAAATTCTGCTGATATGCATGAATCAACACACTTCCATTTTTAGAATACATTATGTCAAATTGTTTATCAGAGTTATTTGCAAagttatactttttaaaatccctGTTTCTCCTACACTGAGCCCATCTTAATAACATACCTAATGATATAGCCATAAGGAAGCCACAAGGAGAACTAACACAACAAGGCTCCAGTGTCTATCAAACCAGGATCTTCTAAACATGAGGTGGCAGTCTTAAAGCTGTCGATGTTAACTTTCATATAAACCTTTATTTCATATTTGCCTATAATCACACAGCACTAACTGAGACAGATAAtcagtgtatttaaaaaaaagttatactcCTCTGCCTTTTCTTGCCTTGTGGAGCTTCAAATGGCCTTACTGCATGTGAAACGTGAACGAAAACctatcagagctgaggagtctctgacacagctgtcagtcatgactCATGAACcgcggtcaaactgtcaaacaaggcagtgctgatcaaatataaatcaagactCTGTATATgcattgcatatttcttgcctctaatgttttccaaaacatgttttagtgaaCTGTTACCTGTCAAATTCTAGAGTTGGTCCAGCTTTTTGGTGATGCTTTCTACCAAATGATCCAACATGGCAGCCGAGtgacaaactttctcattttacagctaaacagtcactaaaatttcctccttttttttcaaaatttgaggTGATAAATAGACAATGCAGCCaaaaaatattgattcatatttgatcagtgctgcccactttaacagtttgaccacagttcacacGCATTATTGATATGATTGATAGCTCTGTCagagactccttggctctgattggttgtttctGTCACAGTCCCGCAACGGTCTGATATTAGCAATTGCCGTTAGAGGCTGTAGAAAGGGGagagaggacttttttttttttttgtacttctctCAGGAtaaagtgacagtttcagcaaatatgacttATTTTCAgtagttaccaactgtagctttaagccCTGCGCCACCATACCATACAGATAGATAACTGAGGCAGCAGTTAAATTCATTCAGCTGCAGAGTGCTAAAAGCAGTCTGAACAGAGTCTGGACTGTGCTGCTGAACAAAGACTGTGCAATCATTGCACATTGTAAATTACCTTAAGCACACCTGCTAACATAGAAGCTGATACTGTATATCTGATGAGTAGCCATAAGGAAGGCCTTCTGTCATATTAGACAGGCTCTACAGTATGCACTTAAATCCCTTTTGTAAAGTTCCCTGAGTTAAATTTGAGCAGGTTCAGTCCtttgtgctttaaaatgaattttgacTGGTAATTATTTGGTGTCTGGCTCTAAAATAAGGTTAGTGACCGTGTAGAATGAGGTCAGTGACTGATGCAGTGAAGTGCTTTAATCTTGACATAATGTCACAACATGTCTACGCTGCTTGTCTACATAACAAAGGACAGAATTTTACAATGCCTTACTTGCTATTGCACAAAATTgcatacttgtattttgagcTCCATACTCTTACCTTGATCTATTATGGACAGCCCTGTCCTGTTTTAAACTTTGTTGCGTCAGACGTCTTTCAGGATTCACCAGGATACCAGTTTGTCTAAGTTCAGTTTTATAAGAATGCCTTCCTCAAGTATGATTGAAGTCCAATCCCCTGAAAGCTCAAAGGCCCATCACCAGCGACAATAGACTTGTGATTTCTCTTCTGCCCCACTCGTTGGCTGACGTCTTCGTTGCCAAATCTCTCTGCGTGTCCTTGATGCTGGGAGCACACCTGTCATGGTGGATGTTCCCTGAGAGGCCAACTGGAGCAGCTAATCTCATGTGACACCTGCTGCAATAATTTATAGGCTTTCCATGCACTTTGAATTTTGTTTCTTCAAACTGCAAAACCACATTTACCAAAAGCCAGGGTATTTGCGTGTCTTTTCATTTCAGTCTTGGCATAAACTCCAACTTTAATATGGTTCTTATTTACCATTAAAATTCCCCCTCTTTAGTTTTCGAGTAAATAAATTGGTGATCCTGTCTTTGTAAGACGAGATGAGCTCAAAAAGCAGCTATTCAGTGTTTAATGCTGCCTTTATAATCTGCTGCTCTCATACCTGATATCTGCCTGTGTGTTACTCTTTGCTGCTCAGTCAGAATGACAGctcagttattttatttaattgacaAGCCTGACTTTTTAACTGACTGTCCAggtgaagaaaaatatttattactaAAAGAATAACTTGCACATCTAATgagttctgaaaaaaaaaacagtttctgaaATCAAAAGCAAGGTGTTAACACCGACAGTAGCAGCAATGTAAACACTGCTCAGAATGCAGCATGGCTACTGCTGATCTCTGCAGAGACTTGTCAGATTGTGTTAGGCTTGTTGGCACATTCTCTTGTCTTCTAAAAAGGCCAATTTTGTCCTCATTTTGGCTCTTGCCTTGAACCATgttactttttgtcttttacagcAGGTTCTCCCCCATGGCCATTGACGGGGTGACCAGCTTGGCTGGCATCAACATCCCGGGGCACGCAGGCACTGGCTGGTGTATCTTTGTCTACAACCTGGCTCCAGACGCAGATGAGAGCATCCTCTGGCAGATGTTTGGGCCATTTGGTGCAGTCACAAACGTCAAGGTTATTCGTGACTTCAACACAAACAAGTGCAAAGGATTTGGTTTTGTCACCATGACTAACTACGACGAGGCAGCCGTGGCCATCGCCAGCTTGAATGGATACCGCCTCGGGGACAGAGTGCTGCAAGTCTCgttcaaaaccaacaaaacacacaaagcctAATACCCACTGAGATTGTTTCTAGAAAACTcagcagaaaatggaaacagaaaatgGAAGCGCATTGACCGTAACTTTCTACATTAGTAAAAACAGCTTTGTAAATCAGTGTTacgaagaaaaacaaaatttagcGTCCaacaatgtgattttttttttccttttcattgcTACGCTTTGAATCTTCTCAATAtactttaaaacaagaaaaaaaaatactgcaggtTTTTATTGCCTGTGATGTTGAATTCTCTTGCTGTCTTTACAGATGGACCATCTAAAACGTTACTATaggttttgtcattttgttgcaCATCTGCTTTGAAACAGTAAGTCTTGTAAGGTTATGTGTAGTgattttctttgtacttttctGTGTCCTGATTTGCCTTAGGTGCGTTATGCCTTCAGTGGTTAGCAAGTACTTATTTTGAACTCTTTGcagttttgttgattttgtaaGTATTCCGTTCATTGTAATATGAGTTGGTTATTGGTTGGCTGCATAATGTTGCTTATTGTAAACTTAAtggataaaagacaaaaaaaaaattcttaaagcAGTACCTTGCCAAAGAGCTAAGAACCTCTTTGATGTGGGTTTAAAAAGCAtctatttttataaaaagaaaaatttggaGAAACTTTTTACTGGACCtggaacaaaatattttgacttgGATACTTTGAGAAATATCTTCATATGACACCTTGTGAGCTTTTGAACTTTACAGGAAAGTTTGCAGTGGTTGAAATTTCTGGGGAGATTTATGATGTAAAAGATACCTTTTGAGATCTTTGTATTATCTTTAGATTATAGAATCAATGGCAGTGCTGGTTTCATTTGTAAAATCATCTGTGGGTCCCTCGTCATCCTGGTTGTTATGACTAGCAACTCGCTTTCCGATTTGATTTGGgaacagacaaaaatacaaaggttTATTCGCAAAAAGTGCATGCAAAATTATAACATGGAGATATCTTAAAAGGTCAATGGGGGATAAAAATCAGTTCTTCCTAAAGGATTCCCTTCAGACGGAGCTCATGGTGTTTTGTGGTGTACCTACGATATATCATTAGACTGATTTTGTCTTAATATCAACCAATAAGggtttttacatactttgtatGAAAGATTGAGGACAAGCCAATGAAGGCAGCAGCTTAAGAAAAACTAGTCTGAAGAATAGAACGGATTACTCCTGAGCTTTGAGCTATGTAAATAagtcctttttttatgttgagtATTTGGCAGACTTCTTTTGGTTCTAGTTTTGACTTCATCGGAAAGTGTGATATTCTATATAtcgttttatttttccttttatggAGTATGTAAGGTATTTTCATTTTGGATATTAACCTTAAAATTTCAGTTTCTCTTCAGTTGAAATACTTGATTTGTTGTCCCATGGACTAGCATTACAGTGCATCAAATTTGTTGGTTGTTTGGTCTGTAGATAGTCTTGCTTCGTAAAAAAAGGTATTAAGAAACTATAgacatatgtttttgttttttatatataaacattatagatatatatttatgtggTAAAGAATGGATATAAACCACAGTTTTGAACTAtttgattagttttttttttcatactcatATATATACGTAATGCATATAACCTGTCTTTAAATCGTAAAAAGGTGTATATTGCTTTATTCACTTTGGGGGAAGGTCAGTGAAGCAGTTCCATTAACAATAGCAAAATTGGTTGCAAGAGTTTGTCGAACAACATCTCAGTAATCTTGAACAAACAAACGGGGCTAGTGGAGCCTTAGATGCACTGAATACTGCACCTGCATCCTGCTTGGTA encodes:
- the elavl2 gene encoding ELAV-like protein 2 isoform X1, whose amino-acid sequence is MAVRLCDVASLLRSGSWAPEPWTGQVIAAMETQLSNGPTCNNTSNGPSTISNNCSSPVESGSIEDSKTNLIVNYLPQNMTQEELKSLFGSIGEIESCKLVRDKITGQSLGYGFVNYVDPKDAEKAINTLNGLRLQTKTIKVSYARPSSASIRDANLYVSGLPKTMTQKELEQLFSQYGRIITSRILVDQVTGVSRGVGFIRFDRRVEAEEAIKGLNCQKPPGATEPITVKFANNPSQKTSQALLSQLYQSPNRRYPGPLAQQAQRFRLDNLLNMAYGVKSRFSPMAIDGVTSLAGINIPGHAGTGWCIFVYNLAPDADESILWQMFGPFGAVTNVKVIRDFNTNKCKGFGFVTMTNYDEAAVAIASLNGYRLGDRVLQVSFKTNKTHKA
- the elavl2 gene encoding ELAV-like protein 2 isoform X2, which translates into the protein MAVRLCDVASLLRSGSWAPEPWTGVIAAMETQLSNGPTCNNTSNGPSTISNNCSSPVESGSIEDSKTNLIVNYLPQNMTQEELKSLFGSIGEIESCKLVRDKITGQSLGYGFVNYVDPKDAEKAINTLNGLRLQTKTIKVSYARPSSASIRDANLYVSGLPKTMTQKELEQLFSQYGRIITSRILVDQVTGVSRGVGFIRFDRRVEAEEAIKGLNCQKPPGATEPITVKFANNPSQKTSQALLSQLYQSPNRRYPGPLAQQAQRFRLDNLLNMAYGVKSRFSPMAIDGVTSLAGINIPGHAGTGWCIFVYNLAPDADESILWQMFGPFGAVTNVKVIRDFNTNKCKGFGFVTMTNYDEAAVAIASLNGYRLGDRVLQVSFKTNKTHKA
- the elavl2 gene encoding ELAV-like protein 2 isoform X4 gives rise to the protein METQLSNGPTCNNTSNGPSTISNNCSSPVESGSIEDSKTNLIVNYLPQNMTQEELKSLFGSIGEIESCKLVRDKITGQSLGYGFVNYVDPKDAEKAINTLNGLRLQTKTIKVSYARPSSASIRDANLYVSGLPKTMTQKELEQLFSQYGRIITSRILVDQVTGVSRGVGFIRFDRRVEAEEAIKGLNCQKPPGATEPITVKFANNPSQKTSQALLSQLYQSPNRRYPGPLAQQAQRFRLDNLLNMAYGVKSRFSPMAIDGVTSLAGINIPGHAGTGWCIFVYNLAPDADESILWQMFGPFGAVTNVKVIRDFNTNKCKGFGFVTMTNYDEAAVAIASLNGYRLGDRVLQVSFKTNKTHKA
- the elavl2 gene encoding ELAV-like protein 2 isoform X3, whose product is MAVRLCDVASLLRSGSWAPEPWTGQVIAAMETQLSNGPTCNNTSNGPSTISNNCSSPVESGSIEDSKTNLIVNYLPQNMTQEELKSLFGSIGEIESCKLVRDKITGQSLGYGFVNYVDPKDAEKAINTLNGLRLQTKTIKVSYARPSSASIRDANLYVSGLPKTMTQKELEQLFSQYGRIITSRILVDQVTGVSRGVGFIRFDRRVEAEEAIKGLNCQKPPGATEPITVKFANNPSQKTSQALLSQLYQSPNRRLDNLLNMAYGVKSRFSPMAIDGVTSLAGINIPGHAGTGWCIFVYNLAPDADESILWQMFGPFGAVTNVKVIRDFNTNKCKGFGFVTMTNYDEAAVAIASLNGYRLGDRVLQVSFKTNKTHKA